In one Tepidisphaeraceae bacterium genomic region, the following are encoded:
- a CDS encoding bifunctional DNA primase/polymerase has product MRSLLEHALAYTARGWLVFPLHNPVGEAGELRCSCGRPEGKKEGECSSPAKHPRTKNGLSDATTDAAQITAWWTRWPDANIGLRTGLSFIVIDVDPRHGGDASLDELETSHGLLPHTPESQTGGLGRHLLFNYIPGFRNSNNAIAPGIDARGEGGYIVAPPSRHMSGNHYEWESSSHPDDVPLADLPDWLCPGSLKIGQLAAGNLAFTAGPVKADGSPVAIGGRNTAAASLAGQFITAGDSLHEVMRKLNGWNENNPAPLSAAELARTAASVARTHLTKNPGAVVYVSEPEIEPSATLPNRSPFPADLLNPPGFVGELCRWINATAYKPQPVFALANSLAFFGTMLGRKVATAQDLRTNIYCLGVGASGSGKDHSRKCIKKICAEAGIVDAILGGEDIASDSALFSTVHAQPTVLFQLDEIGHMIRATMSKYAQNYQRAIPVLLTKMFSSANTVLLGKDFADRKNNERKKVDQPNVCLYGTTVPGRLYDGLSPDEIADGFLGRMIIFESDDPDPKEHDDVVSGAVPSEILAMVKAWHVRRLPAPPDTGNIDAVIRTHPILVPFEPDAEAEFRRFVVRCRDQKAAHRSSSLDALWSRAVEHARKVALILACGIEYTSPRVTADVAAYAVALVEHLVTQLVISVQDNVSSSEFGREINRVLKAIRTGGADGVTTTQLSRLTQGMQPRVRTEALNELVINARIIKTQKKAARGAPATVYVAA; this is encoded by the coding sequence ATGCGATCTTTGCTTGAACACGCACTAGCCTACACCGCTCGCGGCTGGCTCGTCTTCCCACTGCATAACCCCGTGGGGGAGGCGGGCGAGCTGCGCTGCAGCTGCGGGCGGCCAGAGGGGAAGAAAGAGGGCGAGTGCAGCAGTCCAGCCAAGCACCCGCGCACGAAGAACGGATTGTCTGACGCGACGACGGACGCCGCGCAGATCACCGCATGGTGGACGCGATGGCCGGACGCCAACATCGGGCTTCGAACCGGCCTGTCCTTTATCGTGATCGACGTGGACCCGCGTCATGGCGGCGACGCGAGCCTGGACGAGTTAGAAACGTCTCACGGCCTTCTCCCTCACACCCCCGAATCACAAACCGGCGGTTTGGGGCGTCACCTGCTTTTCAACTACATCCCCGGCTTTCGCAACTCGAACAACGCGATCGCTCCGGGCATCGATGCCCGCGGGGAAGGGGGTTACATCGTGGCGCCGCCCAGTCGGCACATGAGCGGGAACCATTACGAATGGGAAAGCTCGTCCCACCCCGATGACGTGCCGCTGGCCGATCTTCCGGACTGGCTTTGCCCCGGTTCACTTAAGATCGGTCAGCTGGCGGCAGGCAATCTGGCCTTCACGGCCGGCCCCGTTAAAGCCGACGGCTCCCCCGTTGCTATTGGCGGACGCAATACCGCCGCCGCGTCATTGGCCGGGCAGTTCATCACCGCCGGTGATAGCCTCCATGAGGTCATGCGTAAACTGAACGGATGGAACGAGAACAACCCTGCTCCGCTGTCCGCTGCCGAACTCGCCCGCACGGCGGCGAGCGTTGCCCGCACGCACCTTACGAAGAACCCCGGCGCCGTGGTGTACGTGAGCGAGCCGGAGATAGAACCGTCGGCCACGCTCCCGAATCGTTCCCCTTTCCCTGCCGACCTGCTTAACCCCCCAGGTTTTGTCGGCGAACTTTGCCGCTGGATCAACGCGACGGCGTACAAGCCGCAACCTGTATTCGCTTTAGCCAACAGCCTCGCGTTCTTTGGCACCATGCTGGGCCGAAAGGTGGCGACGGCTCAGGATCTGAGAACGAACATCTACTGCCTGGGCGTAGGGGCTTCGGGCTCGGGTAAAGATCATTCGCGAAAGTGCATCAAGAAAATCTGTGCTGAAGCCGGCATCGTCGACGCCATCCTTGGCGGCGAGGACATCGCGTCCGATTCTGCGCTGTTCTCCACCGTTCACGCACAGCCCACCGTTCTTTTTCAGCTGGACGAGATCGGTCACATGATCCGCGCGACCATGAGTAAGTACGCTCAGAACTACCAGCGCGCCATTCCGGTCCTGCTCACCAAGATGTTCTCTTCCGCTAACACCGTCCTGCTGGGCAAAGACTTCGCGGACCGAAAGAACAACGAGCGAAAGAAGGTCGACCAGCCGAACGTGTGCCTGTATGGAACAACCGTCCCAGGGCGACTGTACGACGGACTCTCCCCCGACGAGATCGCTGACGGCTTTCTGGGCCGCATGATCATCTTCGAGTCGGATGACCCGGATCCGAAGGAACATGACGACGTTGTTTCCGGGGCCGTTCCCTCCGAAATCCTCGCGATGGTAAAAGCATGGCACGTCCGACGGCTGCCGGCACCGCCTGACACTGGCAATATCGACGCCGTTATTCGCACGCATCCCATCCTGGTCCCTTTTGAACCGGACGCAGAAGCGGAGTTCCGTCGATTCGTCGTTCGATGCCGGGACCAAAAAGCTGCCCATCGCTCGAGTTCTCTGGACGCCCTTTGGTCACGGGCCGTCGAACATGCTCGCAAGGTCGCACTCATCCTGGCCTGCGGCATTGAGTACACCTCCCCGCGCGTCACGGCCGACGTGGCAGCGTACGCCGTTGCCCTGGTCGAACACCTCGTCACCCAACTCGTCATTTCCGTTCAAGATAACGTTTCGTCGTCAGAGTTCGGACGCGAGATCAATCGCGTACTGAAAGCAATTCGGACCGGCGGCGCCGATGGGGTCACCACCACGCAGCTGTCCCGGCTCACCCAAGGTATGCAGCCCCGCGTACGGACCGAAGCTCTGAACGAGCTAGTAATTAATGCTAGAATCATTAAGACGCAGAAAAAGGCCGCAAGGGGCGCACCAGCAACGGTTTATGTGGCCGCGTAA
- a CDS encoding DEAD/DEAH box helicase family protein — MILRDYQLEARHAVNRHVAEKHTNPLVVIPTAGGKTVVFASLIYDWFNHPQWPAPRVGILAHVKELLSQAERKLLQVWPAAPVGIYSAGLRRRESAPITIAAIQSIYRRAFDLFPFDILIIDEAHLIPTTGEGMYRRFINDCKKMNPNLIVIGFTATPFRLSGGFITGPGKILHEVCYEADIARLIKAGYLSPLRSKGTSSAIDTVGVGTANGDFIVSDLEARANTDDMVRGAVREIVSRGADRGSWLIFCCSVTHAENVSRELASYRITAPVVTGDTNPGERDQIITALDAGTVRAVCNVNCLTTGLDVTRIDLIAMLRPTKSTSLFVQMAGRGFRLHPGKTDCLVLDFGGNVRRHGPIDAIRMRESSVCEGKPSAPAPTKECPECQEIIHAAAVECPACHHQFPPREGQHDAHADSASILRSSESFRVHVARVIVDVHSKPGKPDSLRVTYYGPTPIERYREYICLEHDGYAKTKAHQWWVRRFGQPVPATVADAMGSLFLAHRLTDLTESIMVRQVTKYPEITSITLRTDKPHAIFA, encoded by the coding sequence ATGATCCTTCGGGACTACCAGTTAGAAGCTCGTCACGCCGTGAATCGTCACGTCGCGGAGAAGCACACAAACCCGCTCGTCGTCATCCCGACGGCTGGCGGGAAAACCGTTGTATTTGCGTCGTTGATTTACGACTGGTTCAACCACCCACAGTGGCCGGCCCCGCGGGTCGGGATATTGGCGCACGTTAAGGAACTTCTTTCCCAAGCGGAACGAAAGCTACTGCAGGTCTGGCCCGCGGCGCCGGTCGGCATCTATTCGGCCGGGCTGCGCCGTCGCGAATCGGCACCGATCACGATCGCCGCCATCCAGTCGATCTATCGACGGGCCTTCGATCTTTTCCCGTTCGACATTCTGATCATCGACGAGGCTCACCTGATCCCCACGACAGGGGAGGGCATGTATCGCCGATTCATCAACGATTGCAAAAAGATGAACCCGAACCTGATCGTGATCGGGTTCACGGCCACGCCGTTCCGATTGTCCGGGGGCTTCATTACCGGACCGGGTAAAATCTTGCATGAGGTGTGCTACGAGGCCGACATCGCGAGGCTCATCAAGGCGGGGTACCTGTCGCCTCTTCGCTCGAAAGGCACCTCTTCTGCCATCGATACCGTCGGCGTGGGCACTGCGAACGGCGACTTCATCGTGTCGGACCTAGAGGCTCGAGCAAACACGGACGACATGGTCCGTGGTGCCGTTCGCGAGATCGTCTCGCGTGGGGCCGATCGCGGGTCTTGGTTGATCTTCTGCTGCTCGGTGACCCATGCCGAGAACGTCAGCCGGGAACTTGCCTCGTACAGAATCACGGCACCCGTCGTCACGGGGGACACCAACCCTGGAGAACGCGATCAAATCATCACCGCGCTCGATGCCGGCACCGTTCGAGCCGTCTGCAACGTGAACTGCCTTACGACCGGGCTCGACGTCACTCGCATCGACTTAATCGCGATGTTACGGCCCACGAAGAGCACGTCGCTGTTCGTGCAGATGGCTGGCCGAGGATTCCGGCTGCATCCCGGCAAAACTGACTGCCTCGTTCTCGACTTCGGTGGCAACGTTCGTCGACACGGCCCGATCGACGCGATCCGGATGAGAGAATCGAGCGTCTGCGAGGGCAAGCCGTCTGCACCAGCCCCCACGAAAGAATGCCCTGAATGCCAGGAGATCATTCACGCGGCCGCCGTTGAATGCCCCGCGTGCCATCATCAGTTCCCCCCACGTGAGGGCCAGCATGATGCGCACGCCGACTCCGCGTCAATCCTGCGATCCTCGGAATCCTTCAGGGTGCATGTCGCTCGCGTGATCGTTGACGTGCATTCGAAGCCGGGCAAGCCCGATTCACTGCGGGTTACCTACTACGGCCCCACTCCGATCGAGCGTTACCGCGAATACATCTGCTTGGAACACGATGGTTACGCCAAAACAAAGGCCCACCAGTGGTGGGTACGCCGGTTCGGTCAGCCGGTGCCAGCCACGGTAGCCGACGCCATGGGCTCATTGTTCCTGGCCCACCGGCTGACTGACCTGACCGAATCAATCATGGTTCGGCAGGTGACAAAGTACCCGGAGATTACTTCGATCACCCTCAGAACGGATAAACCGCATGCGATCTTTGCTTGA
- the terL gene encoding phage terminase large subunit — protein sequence MPATTTLSVSPQEAARELLRRRRARASLTGFANAVNIPGKPAEEDPTGWLFEPVETTLAAHHLLLLDHLEKVARGEIQRLMVFMPPGSAKSTYTSVVFPAWYMGWRPGSKIILASYASDIARKQGRRARQIVRSPGYVPIFGATISDESSAADQWSLSNGSEFMAGGILSGLTGNRGHGIIIDDPVAGREEADSETIQKKTLEAYQDDLRTRLIPGGFEIIVQTRWNKKDLAGRILPERWAGESGPIGCRDGKVWHVICLPAIAERADDPLGRSIGERLWKEWFTADHFETFRKQGRTWSALFQQRPTDPEGGYFKREWFKVIEADRVPQLTKVVRCWDLAATAEGENGNDDPDWLAGVKMGRTADGRYYILHVHRARVSAKVVEDRIKQYAMTDGRDVAIRIEQEGAASGKIVKSHFERMLDGFDARFTGIPRNSKLTRSGPFNAACERGDVFLVQSAAWNEDFIEELIAFPLGPHDDQGDGASGAYAFLTDESKPWDLDAFKSVRGRSIPHDPFAAAGHRR from the coding sequence GTGCCAGCGACGACGACCTTATCCGTATCGCCACAAGAAGCAGCGCGGGAACTGCTGAGGCGCCGGCGGGCGCGGGCGTCTCTGACCGGGTTCGCTAACGCCGTCAACATTCCCGGCAAGCCCGCCGAGGAAGACCCGACGGGTTGGCTGTTCGAGCCGGTTGAGACGACGTTAGCCGCCCATCACCTGCTGCTACTGGACCATCTGGAAAAGGTGGCCCGTGGTGAGATTCAGCGGCTGATGGTGTTCATGCCGCCCGGCTCGGCTAAGAGCACGTATACCAGCGTCGTCTTCCCCGCGTGGTACATGGGTTGGCGGCCTGGCTCCAAGATCATCCTAGCATCCTACGCCAGCGACATCGCCCGAAAGCAGGGCCGCAGGGCCCGGCAGATCGTCCGCTCCCCCGGCTATGTCCCGATCTTCGGCGCTACGATCAGCGATGAGTCGAGCGCCGCGGACCAATGGTCGCTGTCGAACGGATCGGAGTTCATGGCCGGCGGCATCCTGTCCGGTCTGACCGGCAACCGCGGGCACGGCATCATCATCGACGACCCGGTAGCGGGGCGAGAGGAAGCCGACAGCGAGACGATCCAAAAGAAGACGCTTGAGGCTTATCAGGACGATCTGCGGACCCGCCTGATTCCCGGCGGATTCGAGATCATCGTCCAGACGCGATGGAACAAGAAGGATTTGGCCGGGCGCATCCTGCCCGAGCGATGGGCGGGCGAGTCGGGGCCGATCGGGTGCCGCGACGGCAAGGTGTGGCACGTCATCTGTCTACCGGCCATCGCCGAGCGCGCTGACGACCCGCTGGGCCGATCCATTGGTGAACGCTTGTGGAAGGAATGGTTTACCGCCGACCACTTCGAGACGTTCCGCAAGCAAGGGCGTACGTGGTCTGCGCTCTTCCAGCAGCGCCCGACCGACCCCGAGGGCGGCTACTTCAAGCGTGAGTGGTTCAAGGTCATCGAGGCTGATCGCGTCCCGCAGCTGACGAAGGTTGTCCGCTGCTGGGACTTGGCCGCTACCGCCGAGGGCGAGAATGGCAACGACGACCCCGACTGGCTCGCAGGCGTGAAGATGGGGCGGACGGCCGATGGCCGTTATTACATCCTTCACGTTCATCGCGCCCGCGTCTCAGCGAAGGTGGTCGAAGATCGCATCAAGCAATACGCGATGACCGATGGCCGCGACGTGGCCATTCGCATCGAACAGGAAGGGGCTGCGTCCGGAAAGATCGTCAAGTCGCACTTTGAGCGGATGTTGGACGGCTTCGACGCCCGGTTCACCGGAATTCCCCGTAACTCTAAATTGACGCGGTCGGGCCCGTTCAACGCCGCGTGCGAGCGTGGCGACGTGTTCCTCGTGCAAAGCGCCGCATGGAACGAAGACTTCATTGAAGAGTTGATCGCGTTCCCGCTGGGGCCGCACGACGATCAAGGGGACGGGGCGAGCGGTGCGTATGCGTTCCTCACCGACGAAAGCAAGCCCTGGGACCTCGACGCCTTCAAGTCCGTCCGTGGCCGATCAATCCCGCACGACCCCTTCGCAGCCGCCGGCCACCGCCGTTAA
- a CDS encoding terminase small subunit, with amino-acid sequence MAGKRTTKKLVQATEVKPYVLPDVEARPEVDDGAWDDEGLTVKQRLFVDAIIGPAGGNATKAAEMAGYAADNRRNLESTASRTLSFVKVREAIGRRLARANLSPDWVREMTAALAASNMGSFLTLDAEGQPVIDWRQAERMGAFVQIRKYKQRGIEQGGEVTVIERQIETHNPAPYLQLLARILGIVQEPGSPTVTVTVNRASDDDLIRIATRSSAGTAEAPAGAGVSDRVR; translated from the coding sequence GTGGCCGGTAAGCGAACAACCAAGAAGCTCGTACAGGCCACGGAAGTCAAGCCGTACGTGCTGCCGGATGTTGAGGCGAGGCCGGAAGTCGACGACGGCGCGTGGGACGATGAGGGCCTAACCGTCAAGCAACGCCTGTTCGTAGACGCCATCATTGGCCCCGCTGGCGGTAACGCCACCAAGGCCGCCGAGATGGCTGGCTATGCCGCGGACAACCGCCGGAACCTCGAATCGACCGCCTCCCGTACGTTGAGTTTTGTCAAGGTTAGGGAAGCGATAGGGCGTCGCCTGGCCCGCGCCAATCTCAGTCCCGATTGGGTGCGAGAGATGACCGCCGCTCTTGCCGCGTCGAATATGGGTTCGTTCCTCACGCTGGATGCTGAGGGACAGCCCGTCATCGACTGGCGCCAGGCCGAGCGGATGGGGGCGTTCGTCCAGATCCGAAAGTACAAGCAGAGGGGGATCGAGCAGGGCGGCGAGGTGACGGTCATCGAACGCCAGATCGAGACGCACAACCCCGCCCCGTACCTGCAACTGCTGGCCCGCATACTGGGCATTGTGCAAGAGCCGGGCAGCCCCACTGTAACCGTCACCGTGAACCGTGCCAGCGACGACGACCTTATCCGTATCGCCACAAGAAGCAGCGCGGGAACTGCTGAGGCGCCGGCGGGCGCGGGCGTCTCTGACCGGGTTCGCTAA